Part of the Xanthomonas sp. SI genome is shown below.
CGTATCTGGAGAGCACCCGCAGCGCCGAGGAGATCGCGCTGATGCGCGCGGTCAAGCGCGTGTTCGATCCGGCAGGGCTGCTCAATCCGGGCAAGCTGTTCGATCCCTGAGCCGCGCGCACGCCGTGCAGGCATGCGCGCGGCGTCGATGCTCGCGCTTGCGGCGGCGGCCGGCTAGGCTATGCCGACGCGGCCATGGCCGCTTCTCTATTCCCGATCCCGTTGGAACCGATGCGATGAACCGAGTGACCGCGCGCTGCGCCCTGTTGTTGATCCTGTCCGTCCCCGCGTTCGCGCAGGCTTCCAGCTTCGCCGGCAGTTCCGCCGGTTCCGCCTCGGCCGGTTCTGCCGGCAGTTCCGCGTCTTCGGACAGCAGCTCCGGCGACGACAAACTGGTGCTGCAGGCGCGCGACGACGCGGCCGGTTTCGTCGCCAGTGCCGGCCGCATCCGCGGCGTGCAACTGGAGGCGGCGCTGCGCGTGCTGCGCGAGCGCAACCCGCAGGCGCAGCAGGCCAGCGACCTGCAACTGGCGCAGGCCATCCTGGCGCTGTGATGCCGCGCCGGCGGCTGCGCCGGCTGGCGTGGCTGGCGCTGCTTGGGTTGGCGTGCGCACTGCCTGCGCAGGCAGTGCGGTTGCAGGTCGATGCGGGCGGATTGAGCGCTTCCGAACGCGCGGCCAGCCAGGCCCTGCTCGACGCGACGCTGCCGAAGCTGCCGCCGGCCTGGAGCGCGGCGATCGCGACGCCGCTGACGCTGCAATGGCGCGACGACCTGCCCGAACAGGTGCACGGCAGGGCGCAGGCGCGGCACCTGCTGTTGAACAAGGCCCTGCTGCGCGCGTGGATGGCGCAGCCTGCCGCCGGTGCCGCCGACGATGGCGCAGCGGACCCGGCGAGGCGGCCGGCGGTCGCCGCACTGCTGCACGAACTGGCGCATTTCTACGACCGCTCCGCGGCGGGCCAGCTATCGTCGGATCCGCGCCTGCTGGATCTGGCCGGCTGGCAGGTCAGTCCGATGCGGCTGGGCCTGCGCGTGGGTCGCAATGCCTTCAGCGAGCGCAGCCCGGACCGGTACGAACTTGAGTCGCCGACGGAATTCGTCGCGGTCAATCTGGAACATTTCCTGCTGGATCCCGACTACGCGTGCCGGCGCCCGGCGCTGGCGCGGTATTTCGCGCAGCGCCTGGCCTGGTCGCCGCCGGCGACGGCGTGCGCGCCCGGCATGGCCTATCTGCAGGATCCGCTGGCCGACGAGGCGGCGCTGCTGCAACTGGATCCGGCGCGGGTCTACGCGATCGACTACCTGCTGGCCGAGGGCAACGCGCAGCCGATGAGCCATTGGGGCCACAGCATGCTGCGGCTGGTGATCTGCGCGCCGGGACGCGCGCCCGGTCCCGACTGCCGCCTGGACCTGGCGTATCACAAGGTGCTGTCGTTCCGCGCGTTCGTCGACGACGTGCAGATCTCCAACATGCGCGGCCTGGTCGGTTCGTATCCGTCGCGGCTGTTCGTGCTGCCGCTGCGCCAGGTGGTGGACGACTACACCCAGGTGCAGCTGCGCGGCCTGCAGTCGATTCCGCTGCGGCTGAGCGCGGACGAGCGCGTGGCGCTGCTGGAGCGCGCCGCGCAGCTGCACTGGAGCTACGACGGGCGCTATTACTTTCTCAGCAACAACTGCGCGGTGGAAACCTACAAGCTGCTGCACGACGGCGTGCCGCGGCTGGCCGGCGCGCGCCTGGCCGGGATCAGCCCGACCGGCCTGCTGCGCCGCCTGGCCCGCGCCGGCATCGCCGACACCGCGGTGCTGGACGATGCGGACGCCGCCACGCGCCAGGGCTACTACTTCGCGCCGGCGAGCGCGCACTACGCGGCGATGTTCGCGGTCGCGCGCGCGCAGCTGGCATTGCCGGCGCGCAGCGTGGAAACCTGGCTGGACCTGCCGGCGGCGCAGCGCGCGCCCTGGCTGCAGCGCGGCGACCTGCGCGCCAGCGCCGCACTTTTGTTGCTTGAGAACGCCGCGCGCCGGCGCCAGGAGCAGCGCGGCCGCGATGCCTTGAAGCGGCGTTATCTGGCCAGGGCGCATCTGCCTGCGTCTGCGCCTGCGTCTGCCGATGCCGGTTCCGGAGTCGACGCCGGAGCAGGAGCAGGGGCCGGTACTGGCGCTGGTGCTGGTGCTGATGCCGGTGATGGTGATGGTGATGGCACCACGGTCGCCGACGCGACGGATGCCCAGACCCAGGATGCCGCTGCCGCAGTTCGCGCGATGTTGGCGCAGCAAGGTCTGTTGAGCCAACCGTCGACGCTGCTGCAGGGCCAGCCCGGCTATGGGTTGCCGCAGGCGCAGGAGCGCGCATGGTTGCAGCGTCAGGGACAAGCGCGGATCGACGCACTGCGCAGCGACGGCGTCGCGCTGCAGGCGCGCCTGCATGCCTTGCTGCCGCCACCGCTGCGCGCGGAGCTGCAGCAGATCGATGCGAACCTGGCGACGCTGGGCGCGCGGCTGCGCGATCTCAACCGCGACAGCGGCGGACTGCAGCTGGTTTCGCCTTCAGTGTTGCAGCCTGCCGGCAAGCAATGATGGGGAGGCGGTTCGATCGCGACAGCAATTGCTTGAGCGTCGGATTCGCGGGACTTGCCCATCTGGAAAAGGTCGCGCGATGGAATTCGCTCCTGCATGACGGAGTTGCGGCCATTCAGGACATCGGCTAGCAGCCAACTGTCAGCCGTGACCAAAAGCCGCTGGTGTCTTGATTGGACGAGGCGCTTCGCTCCCGACCCTCACCCCAACCCCTCTCCCGGTGGGAGAGGGGCTAAAAGCGCAGTTCCCTTCTCCCATCGGGAGAAGGTGCCCCGAAGGGGCGGATGAGGGTACGGGCGAAGCCTCGCGCGATCGAACATCACGAGGGCGCCGCAGCGAAAGATGAGGGTAGGGGCAAAGCCTCGTTCAATCGAACATCGCGAGCCGACCACGATGAAGACTCAGGAGCGCAAGTAACACGCGTCCCGCTGCCGCCACTCCGCCACTGCTACGGCAAATCCAGACCCACGTCTTCGCCATAGCGATCCAGCCAGGCATCGCGCACCGGATCCTGCCGATACTTCGCGCGCAGCCTGGCCCAGGTCGCCTCGTTGCCGTCGCAGTACTTCGCCATCGCCTTGTCCAGCTCGCTGCGTCGCGCCGCATCGTAGGGTTCCTCCCCGGCGAAGTGGTTGCACACGTCCTGGCGCGCGACGAACGCACGGATCTCCTGCGGCAGCGCGCAGAAGCCGGCGTGGTGCTCGGGATCCACCTCCTCCGGGATCGTGCAGGCGGCCGCGCCCTGCTCCGCGGCCGCGGGCTTGGCCGCGGCCAGGCCGGGCAGGATCAGCAGCGTCGCCAGTACGAGGGTGCAGCGCGCACGCATCGGATCAGTCCGCGCGCCCGGCGAACTCGCCGGTGGTGGTGTTGACCAGCACGCGCTCGCCGTTGCCGATGTACTCCGGCACCATGATCTCCAGCCCGGTATTGAGCTTGGCTGGCTTCGGCCGCTTGGTCGCGGTGCCGCCTTTCAGCTCCGGCGGGGTTTCGATCACTTCCAGGGTCACGCTCTGCGGCAACTGCACCGCCACCGGCTGGTCGTCGATGACCTGCACGTAGATGCCGGTCAGGCCCTCGGTGATGTAGCCGGCGTCGTCGCCGATCACGTCGGCATCGAGCGTGTACGGGGTGTAGTCCTCGTCGTCCAGGAACACGAACGCCTCGCCGTCCTTGTACGAGAAGGTGGCCTGGTGCCGGCTCAGCTCGACTTCGCGCAGGTCGTCGTCGCCGTCGAAGCTGGCATCGAGCTTGTTGCCGCCCGGCACGCTGTACATCACGAAACGGAAGCGCACATTGCCGCCGCGGCCCTGCGGCGAGCTGCGCTCGATGTCGCGGATCTGATAGACGCCGTTGTTGTACTCGACGACGTTGCCTTTCTTGATTTCGTTGGCTTTCATGGGTTGGGAGCCGGGATTGGGGATTGGAGATTCGGGATTGGTAAAGAGCAGGCGGGGAGCGAAGGGGGCGGGGCGCTTTTGCGAATCCCCAATCCCGAATCACGAATCCCGGCTATTTAGGCGCCAAGCGTACCGCGCCGTCGAGGCGGATGACCTCGCCGTTGAGATAGCGGTTGCGCAGCAGGAACATCACCGTGTCGGCGAATTCCTCGGGGCGGCCGAGCCGCGGCGGGAACGGGATCGATGCGGCCAGCGACTGCTGCACCGCCTCGGGCATTCCGTCCACCATCGGGGTCCAGAAGATGCCCGGGGCGATGGTGTTGACGCGGATGCCGAAGCGCGCCAGTTCGCGTGCAATCGGCAGGGTCATCGCCACCACGCCGCCCTTGGACGCGGCATACGCGGCTTGGCCGATCTGGCCTTCGTAGGCGGCGACGCTGGCGGTGTTGACGATCGCGCCGCGTTCGCCGTCCTCGCCCGGCGGGTTGTGTTGCATCAAGTCGGCGGCGGCCTTGGCGACGTTGAAGCTGCCGACCAGGTTGACCATCACCGTGCCCTGGAACGTGGCCAGCGGCATCGGCGCCTCCTTGCCGAGCACGCGGCCGGCGCCGAGGATGCCGGCGCAGTTGATCGCGGCGTTGAGCCCTCCGAGGAAGTCGCGCGCCGCGCCGAGCTGCGTTGCCACCTGCGCCTCGTCGCTGACGTCGGTGCGGAAATAGCGCGCCTGCGCGGTGCCGAGCGCGGCGACCGCGGCCGCGCCCTTGTCGTCGTTGAGGTCGAACAGCGCGACCTTGCCGCCGTCGGCGACGATGCGCTGCGCGACCGCCAGGCCGAGGCCGGAAACGCCGCCGGTGACGACCGCGCGGATATCGGCAAGTTGCATGGTGTTCCCTCCCAGGAAAGCGCGCATTTTAGCCGAGGCGCGCGTTTCGGTGGTTCAGCCGCCGCGCGAATCCGCCCGGCGATCGTGCCGATCTGCAGCGACGCCGGACGATGCGGGCAGGACCGACGCGGTGCGGCTGGCCGCTGCCGCGCCGCTCGCGGCACGCGTGGCCGTTGCGTTCACGCCGCCGCCAGCGCCTGGCCGGCCTTGCTGCCGGTGCGACGGCCGAGTTTCTGCGCCAGCCAGTGTCCGGTCGCGGCCAAGACCTGCAGGTCGATGCCGGTGGCCACGCCATTGCCGTGCAACAGGTAGACCACGTCCTCGCTGGCCACGTTGCCGCTGGCGCCCCTGGCGTACGGACAGCCGCCGGCGCCGGACACCGCCGCATCGACCACGCGCACGCCTTCCTCCAGGCACGCGGCGATATTGGCCAGGGCCTGGCCGTAGGTGTCGTGGAAATGCACCGCCAGCGCCGCCATCGGCAGTTCGGCGGCGACCGCGCGCAGCATCGCCCGCGCCTTGCCCGGGGTGCCGACGCCGATGGTGTCGCCCAGCGAGATCTCGTAGCAGCCCATGGCGTGCAGCTGCCGCGCCACCCGCACCACATCGGCCAGCGGCACCGCGCCCTGATAGGGGCAACCGAGCACGGTGGAGACGTAGCCGCGCACCTTGATCCCGTCCGCCGCCGCGCGCGCCAGCACCGGCGCGAAGCGCGCCAGCGATTCGTCGATGCCGGCATTGGTGTTGGTGCGGTTGAAGGTTTCCGAGGCGGCGGTGAACACCGCGATCTCGCGCACGCCGACCGCTGCGGCGCGCTCGTAGCCCTGCAGGTTCGGCACCAGCACCGGGTAGTCCACGCCCGGCGCCGGCACGATGCCGGCGTAGACCTCGGCCGCGTCGGCCA
Proteins encoded:
- a CDS encoding DUF2388 domain-containing protein; translated protein: MNRVTARCALLLILSVPAFAQASSFAGSSAGSASAGSAGSSASSDSSSGDDKLVLQARDDAAGFVASAGRIRGVQLEAALRVLRERNPQAQQASDLQLAQAILAL
- a CDS encoding DUF4105 domain-containing protein, with translation MPRRRLRRLAWLALLGLACALPAQAVRLQVDAGGLSASERAASQALLDATLPKLPPAWSAAIATPLTLQWRDDLPEQVHGRAQARHLLLNKALLRAWMAQPAAGAADDGAADPARRPAVAALLHELAHFYDRSAAGQLSSDPRLLDLAGWQVSPMRLGLRVGRNAFSERSPDRYELESPTEFVAVNLEHFLLDPDYACRRPALARYFAQRLAWSPPATACAPGMAYLQDPLADEAALLQLDPARVYAIDYLLAEGNAQPMSHWGHSMLRLVICAPGRAPGPDCRLDLAYHKVLSFRAFVDDVQISNMRGLVGSYPSRLFVLPLRQVVDDYTQVQLRGLQSIPLRLSADERVALLERAAQLHWSYDGRYYFLSNNCAVETYKLLHDGVPRLAGARLAGISPTGLLRRLARAGIADTAVLDDADAATRQGYYFAPASAHYAAMFAVARAQLALPARSVETWLDLPAAQRAPWLQRGDLRASAALLLLENAARRRQEQRGRDALKRRYLARAHLPASAPASADAGSGVDAGAGAGAGTGAGAGADAGDGDGDGTTVADATDAQTQDAAAAVRAMLAQQGLLSQPSTLLQGQPGYGLPQAQERAWLQRQGQARIDALRSDGVALQARLHALLPPPLRAELQQIDANLATLGARLRDLNRDSGGLQLVSPSVLQPAGKQ
- the yeiP gene encoding elongation factor P-like protein YeiP; translation: MKANEIKKGNVVEYNNGVYQIRDIERSSPQGRGGNVRFRFVMYSVPGGNKLDASFDGDDDLREVELSRHQATFSYKDGEAFVFLDDEDYTPYTLDADVIGDDAGYITEGLTGIYVQVIDDQPVAVQLPQSVTLEVIETPPELKGGTATKRPKPAKLNTGLEIMVPEYIGNGERVLVNTTTGEFAGRAD
- a CDS encoding SDR family oxidoreductase; translation: MQLADIRAVVTGGVSGLGLAVAQRIVADGGKVALFDLNDDKGAAAVAALGTAQARYFRTDVSDEAQVATQLGAARDFLGGLNAAINCAGILGAGRVLGKEAPMPLATFQGTVMVNLVGSFNVAKAAADLMQHNPPGEDGERGAIVNTASVAAYEGQIGQAAYAASKGGVVAMTLPIARELARFGIRVNTIAPGIFWTPMVDGMPEAVQQSLAASIPFPPRLGRPEEFADTVMFLLRNRYLNGEVIRLDGAVRLAPK
- a CDS encoding hydroxymethylglutaryl-CoA lyase, producing MSDFVRLVEVGPRDGLQNEKAWVATADKIELIARLSRTGLRSIEATSFVSPKWVPQLADAAEVYAGIVPAPGVDYPVLVPNLQGYERAAAVGVREIAVFTAASETFNRTNTNAGIDESLARFAPVLARAAADGIKVRGYVSTVLGCPYQGAVPLADVVRVARQLHAMGCYEISLGDTIGVGTPGKARAMLRAVAAELPMAALAVHFHDTYGQALANIAACLEEGVRVVDAAVSGAGGCPYARGASGNVASEDVVYLLHGNGVATGIDLQVLAATGHWLAQKLGRRTGSKAGQALAAA